From one Humulus lupulus chromosome 8, drHumLupu1.1, whole genome shotgun sequence genomic stretch:
- the LOC133795808 gene encoding uncharacterized protein LOC133795808 — translation MVANSQQVGIRQDPNPPPKSANEVSTSNTNQLAQQLPQLTTVVVGHATDTFPTLIEGETEGVNAFQQTTQASIKILENQVGQLAASYNRLEYHLSNKLPSQLEKNLKENVSAITLQSGIQYEPPTQPSSPALVQKQVVDNSIHDEPSMQKKSHKPTMLTYVPRSPFPSRLKKFKKGEANKEILETFRKVEVNIPLLDDIKQVPHYAKFLKELCTNKKKLKGDEKISVGENVSVVLQKKLPPKCKDPGTFIIPCMIGNKRIERCMIDLGASINVMSYSSYPSLNLGPLKETRVIVQLADHTNA, via the exons ATGGTTGCTAACTCACAACAGGTTGGCATTCGCCAAGATCCTAATCCACCACCCAAATCAGCTAATGAAGTGAGCACTTCTAATACTAATCAACTTGCTCAACAATTGCCTCAATTAACTACAGTG GTTGTGGGGCATGCTACTGATACTTTCCCTACTCTAATTGAGGGAGAGACTGAGGGTGTTAATGCT TTTCAGCAAACTACCCAAGCGTCCATCAAAATTTTGGAGAATCAGGTGGGACAACTAGCGGCATCATATAACAGGTTGGAATATCATCTTTCTAATAAATTGCCTTCACAACTTGAGAAGAATCTCAAGGAGAATGTAAGTGCGATAACACTGCAAAGTGGTATACAATATGAGCCACCCACACAACCTTCATCACCAGCTCTAGTGCAAAAGCAAGTAGTAGACAACTCCATCCATGATGAACCATCAATGCAGAAAAAGTCACATAAACCAACTATGCTAACCTATGTCCCTCGTTCGCCTTTTCCAAGCAGATTGAAAAAGTTTAAGAAAGGGGAAGCTAACAAGGAAATTCTTGAGACTTTTCGCAAAGTTGAGGTAAACATTCCATTACTTGATGATATTAAACAAGTGCCACACTATGCTAAATTTTTGAAGGAGTTGTGCACGAATAAGAAGAAATTGAAGGGTGATGAAaagataagtgtgggggagaaCGTCTCTGTTGTTCTCCAAAAGAAGCTACCACCAAAATGTAAGGATCCTGGAACCTTTATAATTCCTTGTATGATTGGGAATAAAAGGATTGAGCGGTGTATGATAGATTTGGGAGCATCGATTAATGTCATGTCGTATTCATCATATCCTTCTTTAAATCTTGGGCCACTAAAGGAGACACGGGTTATTGTTCAGCTGGCCGATCACACTAATGCTTAG
- the LOC133798096 gene encoding uncharacterized protein LOC133798096 isoform X1: protein MEKLKSAIPESIKLMLWESTEEDLPQTCSSLLDFLLHFPPFHQMVRDLADLDRALCGKNKEEALKWKVKGNQCFATGDYANALDSYSQALRVAPIQADEMDKNLVATLYLNRAFVLYKMKLLTECVRDCNRALQFSPSYAKAWYRRGMANASLGIYEYAVNDLNVAKSVEVSSGGRSQIENELQTLLDRHSRTRSPQQLSLGDLNIFDELHQIKLQCANSPDKGRGMASTSDIPQASLVHTEEPFAIVILKNCRESHCHYCLNELPLDKVPCTSCSIPFYCSQKCQLLAGGRLLNYPKGRGALENLSDTLKQYVAQITLGDNSETDIEHIPEHKHECKGAHWPSVLPSEIVLAGRLFVKSVMQRGSQEIANLIEILELSHHYSQMSPESKLESHIYSTVLLCCLQHSSDFEIQINGFTIAQVVILISQIRVNSMTIVRMKSTDIHGHDDQFDKVSSGALTSSVEQVKVGQAIYRGGSLFNHSCQPNIHAYFISRTLCIRTTEFVAAGCPLELSYGPQVGQWDAKDRNEFLENEYSFRCQCSGCSKANFSDLALNAFRCVKPNCPGIVLDGCVLNCEKHKIKKLAHISRTSSLEPYFQAENFNSDSINEVTLDTFLHSNNLSNMNPGFCLKCDSYRDLESSRSAVNKGWKCIRRLQDAIVSEDISSSKLSDASRSLHLLKSILHAYNRSIAEVEDILAQAFCLVGDLQPAKEHCKASIEILEKLYPRNHIVIGHELVKLSSIQLALRDSTATETINQLVEIFSCYYGKHADIIFPPLQFFRKETQKIVL, encoded by the exons ATGGAGAAGCTGAAATCGGCGATTCCAGAGAGCATAAAGCTAATGTTGTGGGAGAGCACTGAAGAGGATCTTCCTCAAACATGTTCCTCTCTTCTCGACTTTCTTCTTCATTTCCCGCCGTTTCACCAA ATGGTGAGAGACCTGGCTGACTTGGATAGGGCTTTGTGCGGGAAGAACAAGGAGGAAGCTTTGAAGTGGAAGGTCAAGGGTAATCAGTGCTTCGCTACCGGAGATTATGCCAATGCTTTGGACTCCTATTCCCAG GCATTGCGAGTTGCTCCAATACAAGCTGATGAAATGGATAAAAACCTGGTTGCTACTTTGTACTTGAATCGGGCTTTCGTTCTCTAT AAAATGAAACTCCTAACAGAATGTGTACGAGACTGCAATCGCGCACTTCAGTTTTCTCCCAGCTATGCAAAG GCATGGTACAGAAGAGGTATGGCAAACGCTTCTTTGGGAATTTATGAGTATGCAGTCAATGACTTGAATGTGGCCAAGAGTGTGGAGGTGTCATCAGGGGGAAGGAGTCAGATTGAAAATGAGCTGCAGACACTTTTAGATCGACATAGTAGAACAAGATCACCACAACAACTTTCTTTAGGAGACTTGAATATTTTTG ATGAACTACACCAAATAAAGCTACAATGTGCCAACTCACCAGATAAAGGAAGGGGTATGGCTTCAACAAGTGACATTCCACAAGCCTCCTTAGTTCATACTGAAGAACCTTTTGCAATT GTAATATTAAAGAATTGTCGAGAATCTCATTGTCATTACTGCTTGAATGAACTACCACTTGATAAAGTTCCTTGTACATCATGCTCTATACCATTTTACTGTTCCCAGAAATGTCAACTGTTAGCAGGGGGGAGACTGTTAAATTATCCCAAGGGTCGTGGCGCTCTTGAAAATTTATCTGACACTCTCAAACAGTATGTTGCCCAGATCACCTTAGGTGACAATTCTGAAACAGACATTGAGCATATTCCTGAGCATAAACATGAGTGTAAAGGTGCACACTGGCCTTCAGTGTTGCCATCAGAGATAGTTTTGGCTGGTCGATTATTTGTGAAGTCTGTAATGCAGAGAGGTTCCCAGGAGATTGCTAATCTCATAGAAATTCTG GAGCTTTCGCACCATTATTCGCAAATGTCTCCTGAAAGCAAATTGGAATCACATATATATTCCACTGTATTGTTATGCTGTCTTCAGCATTCCAGTGACTTCGAAATTCAGATAAACGGGTTCACCATAGCACAg GTCGTCATTCTTATATCTCAAATTAGGGTAAATTCTATGACAATTGTTCGTATGAAATCCACTGACATTCATGGGCATGACGATCAATTTGATAAAGTTTCATCAGGAGCTCTTACTAGTAGTGTGGAACAG GTCAAAGTAGGTCAAGCTATTTATAGGGGTGGCAGTCTTTTTAATCATTCTTGCCAGCCAAATATTCATGCATATTTCATTTCACGTACACTCTGCATACGAACAACAGAATTTGTAGCAGCAGGATGTCCCCTGGAGTTGTCCTATGGTCCGCAG GTTGGGCAGTGGGATGCCAAAGATCGTAATGAGTTTCTAGAAAATGAGTACTCATTTCGCTGTCAGTGCAGTGGTTGTTCAAAAGCAAATTTTTCTGACCTTGCTCTGAATGCTTTCCGGTGTGTCAAACCAAATTGTCCTGGCATCGTGTTAGATGGCTGTGTTCTCAACTGTGAAAAGCATAAAATAAAGAAACTTGCCCACATCAGCAGAACAAGCAGCTTGGAACCTTATTTCCAG GCTGAGAATTTCAACAGTGATAGTATAAATGAAGTGACGCTGGATACATTTTTGCACAGCAATAACTTATCAAATATGAATCCGGGATTTTGTTTGAAATGTGACTCTTACCGCGATCTAGAATCTTCTCGTTCAGCGGTAAATAAAGGTTGGAAATGTATCAGGAG GTTACAAGATGCTATAGTTTCAGAAGATATATCTAGTTCCAAACTTTCAGATGCCTCAAGATCACTTCATCTACTGAAGTCAATTCTACATGCATACAATAGGAGCATTGCAGAG GTGGAGGACATTCTTGCGCAGGCTTTCTGTCTGGTTGGAGACTTGCAACCAGCAAAGGAACACTGTAAAGCTTCAATCGAG ATTCTGGAAAAGCTCTACCCCCGTAATCATATTGTCATTGGACACGAACTGGTGAAGCTATCATCAATTCAGCTAGCCCTGAGAGATTCTACTGCCACGGAGACCATAAATCAACTGGTTGAAATATTTTCATGTTATTATGGAAAGCATGCCGATATCATTTTCCCGCCTCTTCAATTCTTTCGTAAAGAAACTCAGAAGATTGTCCTGTAA
- the LOC133798096 gene encoding uncharacterized protein LOC133798096 isoform X2, with product MQRRGMANASLGIYEYAVNDLNVAKSVEVSSGGRSQIENELQTLLDRHSRTRSPQQLSLGDLNIFDELHQIKLQCANSPDKGRGMASTSDIPQASLVHTEEPFAIVILKNCRESHCHYCLNELPLDKVPCTSCSIPFYCSQKCQLLAGGRLLNYPKGRGALENLSDTLKQYVAQITLGDNSETDIEHIPEHKHECKGAHWPSVLPSEIVLAGRLFVKSVMQRGSQEIANLIEILELSHHYSQMSPESKLESHIYSTVLLCCLQHSSDFEIQINGFTIAQVVILISQIRVNSMTIVRMKSTDIHGHDDQFDKVSSGALTSSVEQVKVGQAIYRGGSLFNHSCQPNIHAYFISRTLCIRTTEFVAAGCPLELSYGPQVGQWDAKDRNEFLENEYSFRCQCSGCSKANFSDLALNAFRCVKPNCPGIVLDGCVLNCEKHKIKKLAHISRTSSLEPYFQAENFNSDSINEVTLDTFLHSNNLSNMNPGFCLKCDSYRDLESSRSAVNKGWKCIRRLQDAIVSEDISSSKLSDASRSLHLLKSILHAYNRSIAEVEDILAQAFCLVGDLQPAKEHCKASIEILEKLYPRNHIVIGHELVKLSSIQLALRDSTATETINQLVEIFSCYYGKHADIIFPPLQFFRKETQKIVL from the exons ATGCAAAG AAGAGGTATGGCAAACGCTTCTTTGGGAATTTATGAGTATGCAGTCAATGACTTGAATGTGGCCAAGAGTGTGGAGGTGTCATCAGGGGGAAGGAGTCAGATTGAAAATGAGCTGCAGACACTTTTAGATCGACATAGTAGAACAAGATCACCACAACAACTTTCTTTAGGAGACTTGAATATTTTTG ATGAACTACACCAAATAAAGCTACAATGTGCCAACTCACCAGATAAAGGAAGGGGTATGGCTTCAACAAGTGACATTCCACAAGCCTCCTTAGTTCATACTGAAGAACCTTTTGCAATT GTAATATTAAAGAATTGTCGAGAATCTCATTGTCATTACTGCTTGAATGAACTACCACTTGATAAAGTTCCTTGTACATCATGCTCTATACCATTTTACTGTTCCCAGAAATGTCAACTGTTAGCAGGGGGGAGACTGTTAAATTATCCCAAGGGTCGTGGCGCTCTTGAAAATTTATCTGACACTCTCAAACAGTATGTTGCCCAGATCACCTTAGGTGACAATTCTGAAACAGACATTGAGCATATTCCTGAGCATAAACATGAGTGTAAAGGTGCACACTGGCCTTCAGTGTTGCCATCAGAGATAGTTTTGGCTGGTCGATTATTTGTGAAGTCTGTAATGCAGAGAGGTTCCCAGGAGATTGCTAATCTCATAGAAATTCTG GAGCTTTCGCACCATTATTCGCAAATGTCTCCTGAAAGCAAATTGGAATCACATATATATTCCACTGTATTGTTATGCTGTCTTCAGCATTCCAGTGACTTCGAAATTCAGATAAACGGGTTCACCATAGCACAg GTCGTCATTCTTATATCTCAAATTAGGGTAAATTCTATGACAATTGTTCGTATGAAATCCACTGACATTCATGGGCATGACGATCAATTTGATAAAGTTTCATCAGGAGCTCTTACTAGTAGTGTGGAACAG GTCAAAGTAGGTCAAGCTATTTATAGGGGTGGCAGTCTTTTTAATCATTCTTGCCAGCCAAATATTCATGCATATTTCATTTCACGTACACTCTGCATACGAACAACAGAATTTGTAGCAGCAGGATGTCCCCTGGAGTTGTCCTATGGTCCGCAG GTTGGGCAGTGGGATGCCAAAGATCGTAATGAGTTTCTAGAAAATGAGTACTCATTTCGCTGTCAGTGCAGTGGTTGTTCAAAAGCAAATTTTTCTGACCTTGCTCTGAATGCTTTCCGGTGTGTCAAACCAAATTGTCCTGGCATCGTGTTAGATGGCTGTGTTCTCAACTGTGAAAAGCATAAAATAAAGAAACTTGCCCACATCAGCAGAACAAGCAGCTTGGAACCTTATTTCCAG GCTGAGAATTTCAACAGTGATAGTATAAATGAAGTGACGCTGGATACATTTTTGCACAGCAATAACTTATCAAATATGAATCCGGGATTTTGTTTGAAATGTGACTCTTACCGCGATCTAGAATCTTCTCGTTCAGCGGTAAATAAAGGTTGGAAATGTATCAGGAG GTTACAAGATGCTATAGTTTCAGAAGATATATCTAGTTCCAAACTTTCAGATGCCTCAAGATCACTTCATCTACTGAAGTCAATTCTACATGCATACAATAGGAGCATTGCAGAG GTGGAGGACATTCTTGCGCAGGCTTTCTGTCTGGTTGGAGACTTGCAACCAGCAAAGGAACACTGTAAAGCTTCAATCGAG ATTCTGGAAAAGCTCTACCCCCGTAATCATATTGTCATTGGACACGAACTGGTGAAGCTATCATCAATTCAGCTAGCCCTGAGAGATTCTACTGCCACGGAGACCATAAATCAACTGGTTGAAATATTTTCATGTTATTATGGAAAGCATGCCGATATCATTTTCCCGCCTCTTCAATTCTTTCGTAAAGAAACTCAGAAGATTGTCCTGTAA
- the LOC133798095 gene encoding uncharacterized protein LOC133798095: MLGEIDGDAPLDYAEIQIFPAQNRYEASVCCKGKIQIVETGVLESLLPHLPKVNEIYSNGTNASVKLLLPENLNGAAWFTKSTLNRFFQTMSSPDLMHTASFTKDEMSQLEEARRFHLSLYGEPQVEKASDNSKNELLRALDLRLTALKSELATSFSEAACSICSTKEITDLAKFSEHFGGIELRDSLHKFLELNQESNSDHQNDVKSSLMPKPRNHNVNETQGNVQISKAVHSDTPVKFGVSPAKAAQVERQISSGSEESSESSDEDRRSAERSRTMIRSASPRRSASPMRRVQIGRGGSRRAAALTIKSLGFFPARDKSFPYRDASGNSSEEEGFEQPNRKPENHVRRMSVQDAIHLFESKQRDQTGDGQMRKSLSNISINASKAVLRRWSSGMGETSTPCEPEPEDFVPNDVENEENQKYTTDVKSESETVPTGQETIKTPEVHMNLEKLDKSLSDPTDNEADTIITEEESVKKSTATTEWNRLKEAELNQMLMQMMETKPGRHAKTQTSRKQSLPSGQRGGFYDHYKEKRDEKLRGENSRIKAEKEAQFKAMQKILDERKSEMASKKVKDVDKKPVMRKSQKSVRSLPQPANPKKETKKEISKVPSAKKTLPKTSPLPPTRKSWPSTPPARAVGTSPAKTPVGNSSAGTTPTRRKTQQQSSLPRPSSKVERPQQLQRKESLTNSGKGLKNVKAVNEKQQQAPKKTSKPTKTKVGTASEDCSDVIPAKPGLYSRVTKKSTVVPVETKPFLRKGSRTAPGVSPTVNKTKNSQSEELLRNSENLVEKQETEVVADISETASQRQGEDVMLVDHQDAAMESEALENSWHECNSGAENFDSVPADCNGALPKNVTDSLTEIQVEEEAIISPSAWVETEEHQAMPPCDDRPGQPTSSTIAAPIGSTSPRVRHSLSQMLQEESNEPDIIEWGNAENPPAIVYQKDAPKGLKRLLKFARKSKGDANISGWSSPSVFSEGEDDADNLMRKASLNAKSNYGQQRTSLGDGYDAREVYSAQSNISKVNTRSSLHKLQDDSTGVSTTKATRSFFSLSAFRGGAK; encoded by the exons ATGCTGGGTGAAATTGATGGTGATGCACCTCTTGATTATGCTGAAATCCAGATTTTCCCAGCACAGAACAG GTATGAAGCAAGTGTTTGCTGTAAAGGCAAAATACAAATTGTGGAAACTGGAGTTCTAGAATCACTGTTGCCTCATTTACCAAAAGTTAATGAAATTTACTCTAATGGAACCAATGCCTCCGTCAAACTCTTACTCCCGGAAAACCTGAATGGTGCAGCATGGTTTACAAAGTCAACTTTAAACAG ATTCTTCCAGACTATGAGTTCGCCAGATTTGATGCATACAGCTAGTTTTACGAAAGACGAGATGTCACAGTTGGAGGAGGCCAGAAGGTTCCATCTGTCGTTGTATGGCGAG CCCCAAGTTGAGAAAGCATCAGATAATTCGAA GAATGAACTCTTGCGAGCTCTGGATTTGAGGTTGACGGCGTTAAAAAGTGAATTAGCCACTAGTTTTAGCGAGGCTGCATGTTCCATTTGCTCCACCAAAGAGATTACTGATTTAGCCAAATTTTCTGAACACTTTGGAGGAATAGAATTGAG GGATTCTTTGCACAAGTTTTTAGAGCTGAACCAGGAGAGCAATAGTGATCACCAAAATGATGTCAAGAGCTCACTCATGCCAAAACCAAGGAATCACAATGTAAATGAGACACAGGGAAATGTTCAGATATCAAAAGCAGTGCATTCAGATACACCAGTAAAGTTTGGAGTTTCGCCTGCAAAAGCTGCTCAGGTTGAGAGACAGATTTCATCGGGAAGTGAGGAGTCTTCTGAATCAAGTGACGAGGACAGAAGATCTGCAGAAAGAAGTCGAACTATGATAAGATCTGCATCACCCAGAAGGTCAGCATCTCCAATGCGGAGGGTACAAATAGGAAGAGGAGGGTCACGCAGGGCGGCTGCATTGACCATTAAGAGCCTCGGCTTTTTCCCAGCAAGGGATAAAAGTTTTCCGTACAGAGATGCATCTGGAAATAGTAGTGAAGAGGAAGGATTTGAGCAACCAAATAGGAAACCTGAGAATCATGTACGAAGAATGTCCGTTCAAGATGCCATCCATCTTTTTGAAAGCAAGCAAAGGGATCAAACTGGTGATGGTCAAATGAGGAAGTCATTATCAAATATATCTATAAATGCTAGTAAAGCTGTATTGAGAAGATGGAGTTCAGGTATGGGTGAAACTTCCACCCCATGCGAACCAGAGCCTGAGGACTTTGTGCCTAATGATGTAGAAAATGAAGAGAATCAGAAGTATACAACAGACGTGAAATCAGAGTCAGAAACTGTACCTACAGGTCAGGAGACCATTAAAACCCCTGAAGTTCACATGAACTTGGAAAAATTGGATAAGAGTTTGTCTGACCCAACAGATAATGAAGCAGATACTATTATCACAGAAGAAGAGAGTGTCAAAAAGTCAACAGCAACAACTGAATGGAATAGACTAAAGGAGGCTGAGTTGAATCAGATGTTGATGCAAATGATGGAAACAAAGCCTGGAAGACATGCAAAGACTCAAACTAGCAGAAAACAAAGTCTACCTTCTGGGCAAAGAGGTGGATTTTATGATCACTACAAGGAGAAGAGGGATGAAAAGCTCAGAGGAGAGAATTCTAGGATTAAAGCAGAGAAAGAAGCTCAATTTAAAGCAATGCAGAAAATTCTTGATGAGAGAAAATCCGAAATGGCCTCCAAAAAGGTAAAAGATGTTGATAAAAAGCCTGTTATGCGCAAGTCTCAAAAATCAGTTAGAAGTTTGCCTCAACCTGCCAACCCCAAAAAGGAAACCAAAAAGGAAATATCAAAGGTACCTTCTGCAAAGAAGACTTTGCCAAAAACATCACCCTTGCCTCCTACACGCAAGTCATGGCCATCGACACCACCAGCAAGAGCTGTAGGGACATCACCAGCTAAAACTCCTGTTGGGAACTCCTCTGCTGGCACTACTCCAACGCGTCGAAAAACCCAGCAACAATCATCACTTCCTCGACCTAGCTCTAAAGTGGAAAGGCCCCAGCAGCTGCAAAGAAAGGAGTCTCTGACTAATAGTGGCAAGGGCTTGAAAAATGTGAAAGCTGTTAACGAGAAACAACAGCAAGCACCGAAAAAGACTAGTAAACCAACAAAAACAAAAGTAGGGACAGCTTCTGAGGATTGTTCAGATGTGATTCCAGCAAAGCCTGGGCTATATAGCAGGGTAACTAAAAAAAGTACTGTAGTGCCAGTCGAAACAAAACCTTTTCTCCGCAAGGGTTCTAGGACTGCTCCTGGTGTTAGTCCCACTGTTAACAAGACAAAAAATTCTCAATCAGAAGAATTGCTCAGAAACAGCGAAAATCTTGTTGAGAAGCAAGAAACAGAAGTGGTTGCTGATATTTCTGAAACGGCGAGTCAGCGTCAAGGAGAGGATGTCATGTTAGTAGATCATCAAGATGCTGCTATGGAATCAGAAGCTCTGGAAAATAGCTGGCATGAATGTAATAGTGGGGCAGAGAACTTTGACTCAGTCCCTGCTGATTGTAATGGTGCCTTGCCCAAAAATGTCACAGACTCCTTAACAGAAATTCAAGTTGAAGAAGAAGCAATAATCTCCCCTTCGGCCTGGGTTGAAACAGAAGAACATCAAGCCATGCCACCATGTGATGACAGGCCAGGTCAGCCTACCTCTTCTACCATTGCTGCACCAATTGGATCAACAAGTCCACGTGTGCGTCATTCTTTGTCCCAAATGCTGCAAGAGGAGAGTAATGAACCTGATATTATTGAATGGGGTAATGCTGAAAATCCTCCTGCAATAGTCTACCAGAAAGATGCACCCAAAGGATTGAAGAGGCTATTAAAGTTTGCCCGGAAGAGTAAAGGAGATGCTAATATAAGTGGTTGGTCTAGCCCATCAGTTTTTTCCGAAGGCGAAGATGATGCTGACAATCTAATGAGAAAGGCTAGTCTTAATGCGAAGAGTAACTATGGGCAGCAAAGAACTTCATTAGGAGATGGTTATGATGCTCGTGAAGTATACTCAG CTCAATCAAATATTAGCAAAGTCAATACCAGGAGTTCCTTGCATAAGTTGCAAGACGATTCCACTGGAGTGTCAACAACTAAAG CAACAAGATCATTCTTCTCCCTTTCAGCCTTTAGAGGCGGCGCGAAATGA